From the Diospyros lotus cultivar Yz01 chromosome 13, ASM1463336v1, whole genome shotgun sequence genome, one window contains:
- the LOC127788099 gene encoding uncharacterized protein LOC127788099, with the protein MGWRNHPNFSYGNTQNIQNPPRQGRPQGEKGGWEEAVSKLQERSDRTDAAIKNIENQIGQLAKILIERQLGTWPSNTEVNPKEQVNAITTRSGVQLPKIHVKRPGVVKETTKVQETATESNKSKAPNNQEKLEVSAKQRLQEKVMPLPVRPYVPPIPFCQRLRKHKMDKQFEKFLEVFKKLHINIPFANALAQMPSYAKFMKEIPSNKRRLDEHETVMLTKESSAILQNKLPPKLKDPGSFTIPYTIGSLYFEQALCDLGASINLMPYSIFRELGLGEAKPTRMSLQLADRSVKHPRRIVEDILVKVDKFIFPADFVILDMGEDRDVPLILGRPFLATGRALIDVQKGQLMLRLNEEQITFNVFKALKLPSSSDSCFQIDIMDREVEEFFKLEHPADPWEACIMHSQDENSISTTIVCSICRAQNP; encoded by the coding sequence ATGGGTTGGAGGAATCATCCTAATTTCTCTTATGGTAATACTCAGAACATACAAAATCCACCAAGACAAGGGCGACCACAGGGGGAAAAAGGAGGATGGGAAGAAGCGGTTTCGAAGCTTCAAGAACGAAGTGACCGGACTGACGCAGCTattaagaatattgaaaatcAAATCGGGCAACTAGCAAAAATCCTAATAGAGAGACAACTGGGCACTTGGCCTAGCAACACCGAGGTAAACCCAAAGGAGCAAGTAAATGCAATCACAACAAGGAGCGGGGTACAACTCCCGAAAATTCATGTTAAGAGGCCCGGAGTTGTGAAAGAGACTACAAAAGTTCAAGAGACAGCAACTGAATCAAATAAGTCCAAAGCTCCAAATAATCAAGAAAAACTAGAAGTTTCAGCCAAACAAAGGCTCCAAGAGAAGGTGATGCCACTACCAGTAAGGCCATATGTCCCTCCGATTCCATTCTGTCAAAGGTTGCGTAAGCACAAGATGGATAAGCAATTTGAGAAGTTTTTGGAGGTATTCAAGaaacttcatattaatataCCGTTTGCGAATGCCTTAGCCCAAATGCCCAGCTATGCAAAGTTCATGAAGGAGATCCCTTCGAATAAGAGAAGGTTGGATGAGCATGAGACCGTCATGTTGACAAAAGAGAGCAGTGCTATATTGCAAAATAAGTTACCACCAAAATTGAAGGATCCAGGGAGTTTCACTATCCCTTATACTATTGGTAGTTTATATTTTGAACAAGCCTTATGTGATTTGGGTGCTAGTATTAATTTAATGCCTTATTCTATTTTCAGGGAACTTGGGCTAGGAGAAGCAAAGCCTACAAGGATGTCATTGCAATTGGCAGATAGATCGGTCAAACATCCACGCAGAATCGTCGAAGACATCTTGGTGAAAGTGGATAAATTTATATTCCCTGCTGATTTCGTCATCTTGGATATGGGAGAAGATAGGGATGTTCCACTCATATTGGGGCGACCTTTCTTAGCCACGGGACGAGCCCTCATTGATGTGCAGAAGGGACAATTAATGTTAAGGCTGAATGAGGAGCAAATCACTTTCAATGTGTTTAAGGCACTCAAACTACCTAGCTCATCAGATTCGTGCTTCCAGATAGATATTATGGATAGAGAAGTAGAGGAATTTTTCAAATTGGAGCATCCAGCAGATCCTTGGGAGGCATGCATCATGCACTCACAAGatgaaaattcaatttcaacTACCATCGTGTGCAGTATTTGCAGGGCTCAAAACCCATGA